The following coding sequences lie in one Scatophagus argus isolate fScaArg1 chromosome 9, fScaArg1.pri, whole genome shotgun sequence genomic window:
- the ube2s gene encoding ubiquitin-conjugating enzyme E2 S yields the protein MNSNVENLPPHVLRLVYKEVSALAADPPEGIKIYPSEEDITELHTAIEGPEGTPFAGGVFRMRLVLGKDFPAVPPKGYFLTKIFHPNVGHKGEICVNVLKRDWKAELGLRHVLLTIKCLLIHPNPESALNEEAGRLLLEDYAEYESRARLLTEIHAMGGPGGTSGTPQDPNDGPQPKKHAGDPAKRAGPSAATVPAALGNGANGASTTNSNSNSSSNTNNVAGKKKADKKRALRRL from the exons ATG aACTCCAATGTGGAGAATTTGCCTCCTCATGTTCTTCGCTTGGTCTACAAAGAGGTTTCAGCTTTGGCAGCAGACCCCCCTGAGGGTATCAAGATTTATCCCAGTGAGGAAGACATAACCGAACTGCATACTGCCATCGAAGGACCGG AGGGAACTCCATTTGCTGGTGGCGTTTTCCGAATGCGTCTGGTCCTCGGGAAGGACTTCCCTGCGGTTCCACCCAAGGGGTATTTCCTGACCAAGATTTTTCACCCCAATGTGGGTCACAAGGGAGAGATCTGTGTCAACGTGTTGAAGAGGGACTGGAAGGCAGAACTCGGCCTCAGACATGTTTTGCTT ACAATCAAGTGTCTTCTCATCCATCCGAATCCAGAGTCGGCTCTGAACGAAGAGGCAGGGCGTTTGCTGTTAGAGGACTATGCAGAATATGAGTCCCGAGCTCGTCTGCTCACAGAGATCCATGCCATGGGCGGGCCTGGTGGGACCTCTGGGACACCACAGGATCCTAATGACGGCCCACAGCCGAAGAAGCACGCAGGGGACCCCGCGAAGAGAGCGGGACCCAGCGCCGCAACCGTCCCAGCAGCTCTGGGTAATGGAGCAAATGGAGCCAGTACCACCAACAGCAATAGCAACAGTAGTAGTAACACCAATAATGTAgcagggaaaaagaaagcagacaaaaagCGTGCATTGAGGCGACTTTAA